Proteins encoded in a region of the Loxodonta africana isolate mLoxAfr1 chromosome 22, mLoxAfr1.hap2, whole genome shotgun sequence genome:
- the LOC100677705 gene encoding olfactory receptor 10AG1-like: protein MEKTKRYKKVKKNAHVNFPFPQMNHQEKPPEENLTELIEFVLLGFADMPHLQWFLFGLFLIIYIIILMSNGTIFLIMIMDPALQSPMYFFLANFSFLEICYVSATLPRMLMNLGTQRRRISLAACATQMCFVFMFAITECLLLAVMAYDRYVAICNPLHYPLVMNHRVCIQLVTGSWIIGIPVMTMQTYQIFSLPFCGSNQINHFFCDVFPILKLACGDTFVIEMLIYIVAVLFAVVPFLLILGSYSKIISIILKLPLATNRAKAFSTCSSHLMVVVLFFGSGSIAYLRPNTRHSEGTDKVLSLFYTVLTPMFNPIIYSLRNKDVVMVLRKLLCK, encoded by the coding sequence atggaaaagacaAAGAGATATAAGAAGGTAAAGAAAAATGCACATGTAAATTTCCCTTTTCCACAGATGAATCATCAAGAAAAACCACCAGAAGAAAATCTAACTGAATTGATTGAATTTGTTCTCTTGGGCTTTGCTGACATGCCCCATCTCCAGTGGtttctttttggattgtttttaATCATCTATATTATTATCCTGATGAGCAATGGCACCATATTTCTAATAATGATAATGGATCCTGCTCTCCAGAgccctatgtattttttcctggcaaatttttccttcttggAAATCTGCTATGTATCAGCTACTCTCCCCAGAATGCTGATGAATCTTGGGACCCAGAGAAGAAGAATTTCCTTAGCTGCCTGTGCTACACAGATGTGCTTTGTCTTTATGTTTGCAATCACAGAGTGTTTGCTCCtggcagtgatggcctatgaccgctatgtggccatttgtaacccTCTGCACTATCCTTTAGTCATGAACCACAGGGTCTGTATTCAGTTGGTGACTGGCTCCTGGATCATTGGAATCCCAGTTATGACAATGCAGACTTACCAgattttctctctgcctttttgtGGATCTAACCAAATCAATCACTTCTTCTGTGATGTTTTCCCAATACTCAAGCTGGCTTGTGGGGACACCTTTGTAATTGAGATGTTGATCTACATAGTTGCTGTGTTATTTGCTGTGGTTCCATTTCTGTTGATACTTGGTTCCTACAGTAAAATcatctccatcatcctgaagttGCCATTAGCCACAAATCGAGCCAAAGCCTTCTCCACTTGCTCATCCCATCTTATGGTTGTGGTGTTATTCTTTGGATCAGGCAGTATTGCATACTTAAGACCCAACACCAGACACTCAGAGGGAACTGACAAAGTGCTTTCTCTTTTCTACACTGTCCTAACTCCTATGTTTAATCCCATAATATATAGTCTAAGGAACAAGGATGTTGTAATGGTATTGAGAAAATTGCTATGTAAATAA
- the LOC100653713 gene encoding olfactory receptor 10AG1-like produces MPHLQWFLFGLFLIIYIIILMSNGTVFLIMKTDPALQSPMYFFLANFSFLEIRYVSATLPRMLMNLGTQKRRISLVACATQMCFVLMFGATECLLLAVMAYDRYVAICNPLHYPLVLNHRVCIQLVTGSWTVGIPIMIGQTYQIFSLPFCGSNQINHFFCDIPPILKLACGDTFVNEMLAYIVAVLFAVVPFLMILGSYSKIISITLKFPSATSRAKAFSTGSSHLTVVVLFFGSGITTYLRPNARYSEGADKVLSLFHTILIPMFNPMTYSLRNKDDIKALRKLICK; encoded by the coding sequence ATGCCCCATCTCCAGTGgtttctttttggattatttttaatCATCTATATTATTATCCTGATGAGCAATGGCACCGTATTTCTAATAATGAAAACGGATCCTGCTCTCCAGAgccctatgtattttttcctggcaaatttttccttcttggAAATCCGCTATGTATCAGCTACTCTCCCCAGAATGCTGATGAATCTTGGGACTCAGAAAAGAAGAATTTCCTTAGTTGCCTGTGCTACACAGATGTGCTTTGTCCTTATGTTTGGAGCCACAGAATGTTTGCTCCtggcagtgatggcctatgaccgctatgtggccatttgtaatCCTCTGCACTATCCTCTAGTCTTGAACCACAGGGTCTGCATTCAGTTGGTGACTGGGTCCTGGACCGTTGGAATCCCAATTATGATAGGGCAGACGTATCAgattttctctctgcctttttgtGGATCTAACCAAATcaaccacttcttctgtgacattCCCCCAATACTCAAGCTGGCTTGTGGGGACACCTTTGTAAATGAGATGTTGGCCTACATAGTTGCTGTGTTATTTGCTGTGGTTCCCTTTCTGATGATACTTGGCTCCTACAGTAAAATCATCTCCATCACCCTGAAGTTCCCATCAGCCACAAGTCGAGCCAAAGCCTTCTCTACTGGCTCATCTCATCTTACGGTTGTGGTGTTATTCTTTGGATCAGGCATTACTACATACTTAAGACCCAACGCCAGATACTCAGAAGGAGCTGACAAAGTTCTGTCTCTTTTCCACACTATCCTAATTCCTATGTTTAATCCCATGACATATAGTCTAAGGAACAAGGATGACATAAAGGCACTGAGAAAACTAATATgtaaataa